The segment ATTTAGGTTCTTTTTACTGGAACAATTATAAAGATGCTGAGAAGGCACTGGCTAATTTAAGTGCTGCTTCTCAAATATTTTCGGCGGAGAAGAATTACGAAACCTACATCGATTTGCTGGTTGAGAAAGGGACCATTTTGAGCAAAATTGACTCTCTTTCAGAAGCAAGACAAACATTTCAGAACGTAAAGCAACTAACCCTTTCCCGCTCAGATACTCCTGATTATTTAGATGCCGTAGTCAATCTTACAGCTATTGATTTAAAGCAGAATAAAATTACAGAAGCCGCCAAAAACCTGGAAGATGTCCAGCTCTATTCGCTTGAGAATATGGATTTTCAATTATCAGTTAAATATCAAACCGTCAAATCGAACTACTTCAGCTTATCCGGTAATGACAGAGCCGCGATAGATAATCTTTTACCCGTCATTGATCAGGTAATTGACCGTGCCAAGAATAATACCGACACACAGGAAGGGTACTGGTCGGTAGAGGATGAATACCTGGATGCTTTTGAGCTAATTGTCGAACTGCTTATTGATAATAACAGAAGCCCCGAAGCACTGGAAATTTTAGACCGGCTAAAAACCATAAACGACGCTACGCTCTATAACAGTCCTTTAGTTAAAGCAGCCAAGCTTACTGAAGAGGAATTAGCTGAAGAGAAAAAATTAAACCAGCGCATTCAGTCCCTCAGAAAAAAATATCTGAATGCGACTCAAGAAGAGCGGTTCCAAATAAACACTCAAATCGATCGTATTTCTGCTGCAAGGAATCAAATTTTGGCAGATGTAAACCTGGACAAAGAAGAGCCTTTGCCCCCAATTTGGTCGATCCAGCGTTCTTTAAATGATGATGAACTCTTGCTTCATTTCACCGAAGTGGGCACAAAACTGTATGTCAGTTACCTGACTTCCTCCCAAATCAGGATAAAATTTTTCACCTTTGATAAGCAGCGCCAGGCTTTATTCTCGCAAATTGGAGATAACCTGGCATCCGGAAACACAAACCTGCTTGAGCTTTACCGGCTTCACGAGATTCTGGACCTGAAGGACATCCCAAATCAAATAAAACAGATTTCAGTTGTACCGGATAATTACCTGTACCGAATTCCCCTTGAGGTTCTGCCTACCGAAAAACCTGATTCACCGATCAGTTTTGGCAGTACCCGATACTTAATTGAAGATTATCACTTCCGATATTTTACATCACTGAAAGAATTTGATAGCAACCGCCGTACTTTTTCTGCCTCTACGGAAACTGACTTTTCAGGCTTTGCCATTTCAGACTTTCAAAATTTTAAAGGCACAAATTTGCCATCTTTACCTTATGCTACGGTAGAAACAAACAACATCACGAATGTTCTTTCATCCTTCAATAACAAAAAAGTATTTACCGGTGATGCTGCCACTAAAGATATTTTTAAACAGAAAGTAGGCACTTCCCGGCTTGTTCATGTTGCCACGCATAGCGAAGTCTCTGAGAAAGACCCTCTTTTCTCCACCATTTACTTAAAGAATTCTTCTGACTCCGATACCTTACAGTCCGATCAGGCTCTGTATGCCTATGAGTTATTTGATACCCCGTTAAACAGTGAATTCATTATGCTGAATTCGTGCAGTTCCGGATCCGGAAGTTACATTCAGGGAAGTGGTATTATGGGGATTAGTCGTGCCCTCAGGTATGCCGGGGCCAAAAGCCTGGCTTTAAACCTGTGGTCGGTAAATGATAAAGTTGCTTCGGAGTTTGCAACCGATTTTTATGATTTACTTAATGAAGGTGAAACTAAAAGTGAGGCCATCAGACAGGCAAAACTCAACCAGTTAAAAAGAGCCAATGCCAATCCGCATTTCTGGGGAGCATATATGATGATCGGGAATCCTTCGCCGGTTACAAACAAATCAACAAATGCCGGCCTAATGTTTTCACTGTTAGCTCTTACAGGTCTGCTGGCTGGGTTTATCACTTACAGAAAAGAAGAGAGCGCTTAACCAAACCAAGAAGTCACCGCGCCCGCCCGCCTTACTTAGATAAAAAAAGAGCTTACACTAATTAAGTATAAGCTCTTTCTCATATTTCTTTCGCCGGTAAATTACGTGTGCAACACAGTCAGAATTCTATTCTATCTGCTCACGTTTTCCAGCGCATCCACATATGTTTTTGCGACTCGGCTGTAAGCACCATTGAGTTCATAGGCTTTTTGGAAAGCATCTCCCGCTTCTTCAAGACGATCCAATTGGAAATACGTGTTACCTAAAAACCAGTACCCTTTTTCAAGAGTAAGTACTTCTATGTTTTCTTGTGCAGTAACAATTTTGAAATTTTCGATAGAGGATGAATAGTTGCCGTTGTTATACTGAATTGAACCTAAGCTCAATGCAATCTCAGCTTTTAGTTGTGGCTCTGTGGCTTCTTCCAGCTCGGATTGGAGCAATGAAATCGCTTCCTGAACCTCCCCATCGGTAGCCAAACGAATAGCTCTTCGAATTACATCGCTGGTAACAGTAGCAGAAACCCCTTCAGCATCTCTAACAACATCTAATCCAATCTGTGCTATCGGGCTTACCGAGAAGTCACCGGAAGGATTCATATTTAACACCCCTACTACCGATGCTATCAAAATTACAGCAGCTGCCGCAGCATATTGGGCAACTTTTCGGAAAGAGTGTACTTTGGAAGATGGTTTTGCTGCTTGCTTACGGTCGATGACGGCCTTTAAATTGGCAACGCTTTTCATGTAGTCCATGTAATATTCATCCTGAATAAGTTCAGACCACAATTCATCAACCTGCTCAGCATCAAGCCGACCGTTTACATACAGATCAATCTTCCTCTCTAATTCTTTATTAATCTTACTTTCTATCATTTTCGTTATTATAATAGTTGTGATTACTAACTGTGATGTGATAATGAAACGTTCAACAACAAATAACTCGAAAATTTACCGCCTTTATACCTCATATAGCACGTAATTGCCGTCATTTGTACTACCCATATCAAATTATCTCTGACAAGAGTAAGCTGATCGTTCTTTGTTACACATTTTTTTCAATTTTTTTTAAAAAAGTTATTTCGCTCTTTACTTCTTTTATTTAGAAGAGTATCTCACACAATAATGTTACAGTATTTTCCTTAATCAGTAAGAATATTAAACGATTTTAATTATTGGACTTCCATGCCCGCTACTAACGCCTTCAAATATTTAACAATCTTCGCACTTGTCTTTGTCTCCTGCGGAAATAACCCGGCATCCCTACAGGGCAGCATCGATTACCTCGGAGATGCCAACCTCGTCATTCAGCAACAACCTGTTCATTACAAATACTCCCCGGTGCTAAGAGATACCCTGAACGTATCCGATCAAGGCTCTTTCTCTTTTACCACTCCTGTATCCTCCCGGCATATTCGCACTTTGCTGATAAACGATGAATCATATCCTTTTATCTTATCCCCCGGAGCTGATTTAGAAATCACCATACTGAGGGCTGCATTCCCTGAAAATGTAAGCGTGGAAGGTTATCCTGAATCTTGGGGTGAACGATATAATCGCTACCTGACTGAGATTGAAGAAATCGAGACACAGATTCCCATTGAGGAAGAAAAGATTAAGGTTGGGGAAGATAACAACTTGCTTGAGCTGAGTGAAAGAAAATACCAAATTGCTGAAAAGCACCTTTCCGGCACGCCACTACGTGATTATTATCTGAAAGCAATCGGCGAGCACCTTGTATTTGCTGTCCGATCTATTGAATACAATCAGCGGTTCAATAAAAATTTTGATGCTGATTCTGCCAGAGAGCACGTTTTTTCTTTGGCCGATTCCCTCAATTTTTTCACCATAAAATCACTGAAGGCCCAGCGAGCAGGAATACGTGACTTTGCCCACTATTACGCTCGCACTTTTGGCATTTACGACAGCGTTAAGTCTGCTTACGGGCAAGATTTGTCTGAATATGATATCAAACGATTGGCCTATGAGGAACTGAATGAGAAACGCCTTCAGGTGTTAGACCATATAGAAAGTCGTGATGCAATGGCTCACGCCCGAATGTACCTGGTGGCAGAACGAATTGGAGAGCAGGATTTGGAAACGGCAACTCCAAGTTATGAAGCCTACCTGGAAGACTTTTCTGATTATCCTGAGTACACCGAATTCCTAACTTACTTCTACAATGAAATCAAATCAGTTTCCCCGGGCCAGCCAGCTGTTCCGTTTTCCCTGCCCGATATAGATGGAAATATCCATACTATGAAAGATTACCGGGGTAAGTTTGTACTGCTCGATTTTTGGGCGGGATGGTGCCAGCCTTGCCTGGAAGAGTTTTCCTACATGAAAGATATCTACGCCAATTACTCACGTGATGAACTCGAAATCATCGGGATTTCCAATGAAGCCGACAGCCTGGTTTGGGTGCAGGATATTAAGCGACTGGAACTCCCATGGGTTCAGCTTTACGGAGGCAATGGGTTTGATGAAAAGACGTTCAAAGCCTATAAAGGCGGGGGAATTCCGTTCTATATTTTAGTTGATCCGAATGGGGAAATTGCCCGATATAACGATGTTCGTCCCTCCTTTAATTTCACACCTGTTTTAGACAGTTTACTATCCGAATATAAAAACCAACTAAACTGATGATTCGACTGTTACCCATTCTGATAATCTTGTCCACCTTCTATGGTTGCCAACAAAAGGTCCCTCAACAAGAAGAAGTCATCGATTCAAAAAGACTGGGACAAATGCTGGTTCTGGGTTTCCGTGGTACAGAAATTGACGACAACCACCCGATAGTAAAAGATCTGAAGGAATTAAATATCGGCGGGGTCGTTCTCTATGACTACGATTACGAACTTGAGAGTTTTGGAAGAAATATTGAGTCGCAAGACCAACTGCTCAAACTTTCCAGCGATCTGATTGCAAACGCTCCCATTTCACCAATAATCGCTGTTCATCAGGATGGCGGCTTTCAGTCACCGCTCCACAGTTTATATAATGACTCAGAGGAATTAAAAAAAGGTTTTCTTCAGGATTCAGCATCATCTGTTTCTTATTCCAGGAAATATGCACAGGAATTTACGGTTCTTAGTCTCAACACCAATTTCAATCCTCGTTTGGATTTACAAACCCCGTCAAATCAAGCTCCAAATCCGGAGATAATTTCTTCTGATCCCGATGTGGTAACGCAGCAAGCGGGCCACATTCTTGATGAATATGACAAGGAATTACTCTTCAGCGTACCCAAGTACTTTCCGGGTTACAGCAGCGACTATCACCCTTCGGATTCGATAAATGACGTAACTGGTATTTGGACGGATGATTTCCTGCAGCCTTATCGTGCCCTTCTTTCATCAGATCGGGACGTTTGGGGAATCATGACCGCACACAGCTTCAATGCCAATATTGATTCCGTATGGCCCGGAACCCTGTCCGAAAAAACGATCACAGGATTACTTCGTGATTCCCTCGGTTATGATGGTGTTATACTTTCTGATGATCTTCAAAAACCCATCATCACCAGCAAGTACAGCCTGGAAAATGCCCTTCAACAGGCCATTAATGCAGGGGTAGATATACTGGTTTTGGGCAATAATCACGCTTATGATGAACAAATAGCTAAACGGGCAATAGGCATCATCCAACAACTGCTGCGAGAGGGAAAAATAGAAAAGGAAAACGTGGAAGCTTCTCTTTCCCGAATCGACTCCCTCAAAATAAATGTAATTGAAGGACTTTGTTCATGCATGAATTTTTGACCATGGATTCAGAAATCATTGAAAAAACAGAAGAGTACGTAAGAAAGAAATTGCAGGGTGAAGGAACCGGTCACGATTGGTGGCACATACACCGGGTAAGAAACACGGCACTTCAGCTGGCAAAGATTGAAGATGCTGATCTTTTTATCGTGGAACTGGCAGCCTTACTGCATGACATTGCTGATCATAAGTTTCATGACGGGGATGAGGAAATCGGGCCGGCCACTGCCCGAAATTGGCTGGAAAATCTCGGTGTTGGTGAGTCCATCATCAACAGAGTATGCACCATCATCCGAGATGTATCATTTAAAGGCGCTGAAGTTGAAACGAAGATGGATTCCATTGAAGGAAAAGTAGTACAGGATGCTGACCGGCTGGATGCTTTAGGCGCCATCGGGATTGCGAGGGCTTTTGCTTATGGCGGACATAAAGGCCGCGAACTATACAACCCGGAAATTAAGCCTGAAAGCCATGCTACTTTTGAAGCCTACAAGAAAAGCACCGGACCAACCCTTAATCATTTTTATGAGAAGCTGTTTCTGCTCAAAGACCGGATGAACACCCAAGCCGGAAGAAAAGAAGCGGAAAAGCGACATCAGTTTATGAAAGAATTCGTTGATCAATTCTTTTCTGAATGGGGCGGAGATTTTGAATTATGAATGTTGAATCACTGTAATCCAACATTCATAATTTCAAATTTCTAATCTCCCATATATGCTTCTCCTTTTATAATCCATTCCGGTTCACCTTCCCCTTTCAGGTAATAGTCGAAATACTCTTTCATCCGAATAGCGTAATCCAGTTTATTGGAAAATTTTTGAGGATGATGCGGTTCATCGTGATACTGAAGAAATACCACATCCTTGTTGTAGCGTCGCATAGCCAGGTACATCTCAATACTTTGATACCACGGCACGGCTCCATCTGCATCTCCGTGCATGATGAGCATCGGAGTGGTGATTTTATCCGCAAAAAACACCGGTGAGTTTTCAATGTACTTTTCAGGAGCTTCTATCAGGCTTTGCCCAATGCGGCTTTGAGTTCTTTCGTATTGAAACTGCCGTGCAAGCCCTGATCCCCAGCGGATGCCACTGTACGCACTGGTCATATTACTTACCGGTGCACCGGAAACCGCAGCATCAAAAATATCGGTTTGGGTAACCATAAAGGCCGTTTGATAGCCACTCCAGGAATGGCCATGAAGACCAAGCTTATCTTCATCGGCGATACCCATCTCAATCAATTTCTGTATGCCGGGCACCAAGCTCTTGGTTGCCGCAAAGCCCGGACGACCAATTTCAAAGCGAATATCAGGAAGAAAAACGACGTATTCGTCACTCACATATTGAGCAAAAACCGGGCGGTGATTGGTCTTCGGCTCATTGAAATCATGCAAGCGATCGGTAAAAAACCGATAGTAATACGTCATAATCGGATACCGCTTATCAGGATCATAATTATCCGGTTTGATGACCACACCCTGAATATACTTTCCATCCAAGCTTAACCAGTCGATGAGCTCAGCTTTCCCCCAATTCCATTTTTTATGGAGGTCTTCATGAAGATTGGTCAGCTTATTTTTTCGTTTAAACTGCCGGTTGTTAGCCACCCAGATATTGGGAAATTCGTCGTAGGCTTCCCGCTTGTACAATATCGTATTCGCATCTTTCGCTTTATCCACAAAAGTAAATTTCTTGTCTTCTTCCAGCAGCCGACTGACACCTGTTTGATTTACTTTAGCTGAGTAAAATCCGAAATTCTTCTTCAGGTCGTGATAGGAAGTCAGTAATAACTCCTCATTATTGGCATACGGTTCCCCCCAATCCTTATCCATTCTTTCTATGCGGAAAATCCGTTTGGCTTCCCGGCCGGCCCCATCGGTAATAGAGACGGGCTCACTGAAATCGGTTGGAAATCTCCAGATGTCGTACTTATCATAAATCATTACAGCACGATCATCTTCAACCCAACCGGCGATACCGTAATCGGGCACCCGGGATGGGTAGTCATGATCTTCGTTATAGAATGGCACTTCCAGGTTTGCGGTAATATTCCGGGTTACCCCTTTTTCAATATCAAGCAGATTCCAGTGCTTGTTTACATAAAATGCAGCAAACGTACCACCGGGCGAAAGGCTAACCCCTTCCGAAAGTTTCTTCCCAATCAACGTACGCTTTCCGGTTTCCAGATTTACATAATACCAGTCGTTGAAGAATCCTTCCCAGGTCATTTCTTTCATATAAGGAACCTGAGAACTTCCCAATACCACATTCGGATTATGAGCAATATCAATTTCAGGCATTTCATGGTCGGCCAGCTGAACCCACTCATCGCTATCCAAATGATATACGGCGAGGTAAAGATGGTTTTTGGTTGAATTCCAGCTCTTCTTTTCATGCGTTTTGATTCGGGGATCATCTCCATGCCAAATATCCAGTCCCCGGTCTTCAATGATATCATCCACGTCGTAGATATCTATTTCATCGTCTTCAGCAGCATCTTTCCTGGCATCCAGCGCCGCCATTTCAGCATCCATGAAGCCAAAAAACAGTCGTTGCCCATCATTGGTAAAAGTGAGCTCGTTGTTAGATCGCAGCACATATCCCTCATTTCCGGCATCGGCATTTAACAGCGTTGACAACTCCTCATTTTGCGTATTCCAGATATGAACCGAAGCATTACTTTCAACATAAGAAGTATCATACGTAGCTTTGGTAAATGCCAGTTTTTGCAAATCATAGTCCCAGGTCAGGTTTCCGTATAATCCGTTTTCCACCAGGTCAATAGCCCGGGAATCCTGATCATTCAAATCAAAAACATACAGCCCGTTTTCAGCGCCAGAGGTATCCGCCACAGAATAGGCCAGGTAGTTGGAAAGGCTGTCGAACTCCATTTTCCGCACAAATGGCAAAGAGAAAACAGAGCCTGATTCGGTGTTCCAGAGCGTAACCTCTGTACCTAACTTCTTATTCCCTGATTTGAGGTCTTCCACTTCTTTAGACTGATGATGCTGAATGGCAAGCCAGCTTCCATCTTCTGAAAAAGCAAAAGAACGAACACTGTCAAACTCCGTGATCGAGCCATCGCTTGTGGAAAGTAAAGACAGTCCTTGTTTCGGTTTATTCTTGTCGGATTTAAGTTCTTCCGCCAGGGGTACCTTCCGGAAAGCAGCTACCCAGGTCCCGTTTTGTGTGATTTCGGGCGATGCACCTAAAGTGATAGAATAGGTATTCCGTCCGTTTATGCTTTTCACCTCCACCCGGCCATCACCACGATCGGGCCACACTTCATAAGCAACCCAATCGCCACTCGCTGACAGTTCTATGGAGCCGATGTCTTCAAATTTCATAACATCTTCGAAACTCAAAACTCCCTGAGCCGTAGCCCAAACCGGAAAAAGAAGAGCGGCAATTATAATGAGAAACAAACGATTTTTTTGTGAATGCATGATTCTATACTTTGATGAAATGGATGTTCCAAATAAAGTGGATTCCCGCATCAGATGAAATCCTAAATCTGTTTGTTTTGGAATCTTTTACCTCAATAACTTTTCTGATATGAAAAACTCAGCCTACACCTATGATTATTTTTTGGATGCTTTTGAGCAGGCTAAAATAACGGCCGAAGATCTTGTCCAAAGCGTAGATAATGATGTGTTTTTGCGAAAACCGAATGAAGACAAATGGTGTATGGGCGAAATATTGAACCATCTTTTACAGGCCGGGAATGAATATTTACCGCAAATCAAAAAAGGGCTCAACAGGCCGGATGAAGAATTAGCGAAAGGCGGTGAGCCCTTTACCCCCAACTTCCTCTTTCGGTGGTTTATACATATTGTAAGTCCTCAGTACAACCGTGCGGTTCCTACCGTTAAACCTTTTGAACCGAAAAATGTGGACGAGATTAATCGAGAAGAAGTACTTTCTGACTTCCTTTCCCTTCAGGACGAATTCATTCACTTAATCAAAAAAGCCAAGTTGGAACAGCTAAATCTGGACCGGATAAAAACCCGCAATCCTATTATCAAATTTGTACCCATGTCCTTGACAGCCTGCTTTGGTGTACAGGAAGCCCACCAACGCAGACATTTTGAGCAGATGAAAGCCTTGAAAGAGCAGTTTACTGAAGGTTAAAGCCGCGGCCGTAAACGGCGTACTTGTGATCCGGAATACTTGGATGCTTAATGCAATACTTCATTGTTATACTGATCTTTTCCGGTACTCAAGCATAGGATTCCTCCCTGCGGAATTCTAATGTTCATCACCGGTCAAATTTGCGCTTCCGCTCCGGGTATTCATCATAAGGAAAGAGAAACAGTCCATAAGGCTCATGCCCCTCTTTGTCCACATCCTGATGGTGTCTTTGGTGAGCCCGCCGGATCAGCTTCATAATTTTATTATCACTGCTGAAGGGCACAAATCTTTTATGAGCAAAGAGGTCGTGAATGATAAAATACAACACTCCGTAAACGGCAACGCCTGCCCCAATCCCAAATGCCGGCGATGTAAACATAGTGATGGCCCCCTCTACCATCAGCCAAATGGAAACACCGGCAAAAAACAGCGAGAAAATATCATTCAGTTCAAACAAACCATGGTTCGGTTTGTGATGAGACTCATGAATGTTCCAAAGAATCCCGTGAAATAACCACCGGTGCACACAATACGAAACAATTTCCATCCCCGCGAAGCCCACGCCCATAAATCCGATTAAGTAAAGCCAATCCATACTGCCCTTTTGATTTGCGCTAATATTGTATCCTGATTTCCGATTAGCAAACTAAATTTTTGAGATAATAGTTTACTCTTTCCGGTGATACACATATTTTACACATATAATATATGTAAGCAAAGAGGTACGTATGGAGGGACTAAAAATTTACCAGGGAGGGTCGGCCAAAAAACAGCGAAACGAGGTAAAACTTTCTCAAAAAGCGGAGACCGGATTTGTATCTCCGGCGGCCGATCATCTCCAAAAACCGCTGGACTTGGAAGAATTGATTGTACACCGCCCCGCTGCTACGTTTTATGTGCGGGCTGAAGGAAACGCGATGAAGGCATCGGGGGTGCAGGATGGAGATATCCTTGTGGTGGATCGATCCGTACATCCATCAGATGGAAATATTGTGATAGCCGCGATCGAGGAGGAACCCGTAATCAGAAGGCTGGTTAAGAGAGGGTCGCGGCTATTTTTAATTTCTGATGATTCCCGGTTTGAACCGATCACCATCCACCCCGATACCAATTGGCTCATTTGGGGAGTAATCACTCACGTCATTCACCGGTATGAAGTATGATCCTGAACCTCGAAAACTTCAATAACCGAAGCTCCATTGCTTATGCAATGATTGACTGTAATAACTTTTATGCCTCGTGCGAACGTGCATTCAACCCTTCCCTGGAAGGCAAGCCCATTGTAATTCTCTCCAATAATGACGGCTGCGTAATTGCCCGATCTGAGGAGGCTAAAGACCTCGATATCCCGATGGGGGCACCCGAATTTAAGTTTCGTACATTTTTCAGGGAAAAGAACGTGACCGTCCGGTCTTCGAACTATCCGCTGTATGGAGATATGTCGAACCGGGTCATGGAAACCTTGCGGCACCTTACTCACGA is part of the Gracilimonas sediminicola genome and harbors:
- a CDS encoding CHAT domain-containing protein, giving the protein MILLYLILFLAPFPTDTAYVEKTETQIAAYVSNIEKGQNVSLNSWAIHEIALLNCEGLDIVKSSVQSLDEKASFYNGISCDELDKHSQSFWDEAESNLYNQIIDNGDTVSTNIIDYDEHPLIHFRILMENEFHYYYSTNYLKNALDNWLSYINSEQTNGGLEYAIVLSNVIRTAYILDRYDVIQENYEKFVNQNWLPNSIHRLRLLGAFDYTFYIYGEYDKSLQLQRNYSLPLAMFIGNKTEINSIKVRQGAYLYSLGKYHESKAIYEELYNESETLEEQYSLFTNLGATYLKLGQSNKYITFQLRALDQEIEKYTTRLNIYRNLFIYYSSINDVNTALNYIEKAREVAIESQDTTELALIDFYLGSFYWNNYKDAEKALANLSAASQIFSAEKNYETYIDLLVEKGTILSKIDSLSEARQTFQNVKQLTLSRSDTPDYLDAVVNLTAIDLKQNKITEAAKNLEDVQLYSLENMDFQLSVKYQTVKSNYFSLSGNDRAAIDNLLPVIDQVIDRAKNNTDTQEGYWSVEDEYLDAFELIVELLIDNNRSPEALEILDRLKTINDATLYNSPLVKAAKLTEEELAEEKKLNQRIQSLRKKYLNATQEERFQINTQIDRISAARNQILADVNLDKEEPLPPIWSIQRSLNDDELLLHFTEVGTKLYVSYLTSSQIRIKFFTFDKQRQALFSQIGDNLASGNTNLLELYRLHEILDLKDIPNQIKQISVVPDNYLYRIPLEVLPTEKPDSPISFGSTRYLIEDYHFRYFTSLKEFDSNRRTFSASTETDFSGFAISDFQNFKGTNLPSLPYATVETNNITNVLSSFNNKKVFTGDAATKDIFKQKVGTSRLVHVATHSEVSEKDPLFSTIYLKNSSDSDTLQSDQALYAYELFDTPLNSEFIMLNSCSSGSGSYIQGSGIMGISRALRYAGAKSLALNLWSVNDKVASEFATDFYDLLNEGETKSEAIRQAKLNQLKRANANPHFWGAYMMIGNPSPVTNKSTNAGLMFSLLALTGLLAGFITYRKEESA
- a CDS encoding tetratricopeptide repeat protein: MIESKINKELERKIDLYVNGRLDAEQVDELWSELIQDEYYMDYMKSVANLKAVIDRKQAAKPSSKVHSFRKVAQYAAAAAVILIASVVGVLNMNPSGDFSVSPIAQIGLDVVRDAEGVSATVTSDVIRRAIRLATDGEVQEAISLLQSELEEATEPQLKAEIALSLGSIQYNNGNYSSSIENFKIVTAQENIEVLTLEKGYWFLGNTYFQLDRLEEAGDAFQKAYELNGAYSRVAKTYVDALENVSR
- a CDS encoding TlpA family protein disulfide reductase, whose protein sequence is MPATNAFKYLTIFALVFVSCGNNPASLQGSIDYLGDANLVIQQQPVHYKYSPVLRDTLNVSDQGSFSFTTPVSSRHIRTLLINDESYPFILSPGADLEITILRAAFPENVSVEGYPESWGERYNRYLTEIEEIETQIPIEEEKIKVGEDNNLLELSERKYQIAEKHLSGTPLRDYYLKAIGEHLVFAVRSIEYNQRFNKNFDADSAREHVFSLADSLNFFTIKSLKAQRAGIRDFAHYYARTFGIYDSVKSAYGQDLSEYDIKRLAYEELNEKRLQVLDHIESRDAMAHARMYLVAERIGEQDLETATPSYEAYLEDFSDYPEYTEFLTYFYNEIKSVSPGQPAVPFSLPDIDGNIHTMKDYRGKFVLLDFWAGWCQPCLEEFSYMKDIYANYSRDELEIIGISNEADSLVWVQDIKRLELPWVQLYGGNGFDEKTFKAYKGGGIPFYILVDPNGEIARYNDVRPSFNFTPVLDSLLSEYKNQLN
- a CDS encoding glycoside hydrolase family 3 N-terminal domain-containing protein encodes the protein MIRLLPILIILSTFYGCQQKVPQQEEVIDSKRLGQMLVLGFRGTEIDDNHPIVKDLKELNIGGVVLYDYDYELESFGRNIESQDQLLKLSSDLIANAPISPIIAVHQDGGFQSPLHSLYNDSEELKKGFLQDSASSVSYSRKYAQEFTVLSLNTNFNPRLDLQTPSNQAPNPEIISSDPDVVTQQAGHILDEYDKELLFSVPKYFPGYSSDYHPSDSINDVTGIWTDDFLQPYRALLSSDRDVWGIMTAHSFNANIDSVWPGTLSEKTITGLLRDSLGYDGVILSDDLQKPIITSKYSLENALQQAINAGVDILVLGNNHAYDEQIAKRAIGIIQQLLREGKIEKENVEASLSRIDSLKINVIEGLCSCMNF
- a CDS encoding HD domain-containing protein, whose protein sequence is MHEFLTMDSEIIEKTEEYVRKKLQGEGTGHDWWHIHRVRNTALQLAKIEDADLFIVELAALLHDIADHKFHDGDEEIGPATARNWLENLGVGESIINRVCTIIRDVSFKGAEVETKMDSIEGKVVQDADRLDALGAIGIARAFAYGGHKGRELYNPEIKPESHATFEAYKKSTGPTLNHFYEKLFLLKDRMNTQAGRKEAEKRHQFMKEFVDQFFSEWGGDFEL
- a CDS encoding prolyl oligopeptidase family serine peptidase gives rise to the protein MHSQKNRLFLIIIAALLFPVWATAQGVLSFEDVMKFEDIGSIELSASGDWVAYEVWPDRGDGRVEVKSINGRNTYSITLGASPEITQNGTWVAAFRKVPLAEELKSDKNKPKQGLSLLSTSDGSITEFDSVRSFAFSEDGSWLAIQHHQSKEVEDLKSGNKKLGTEVTLWNTESGSVFSLPFVRKMEFDSLSNYLAYSVADTSGAENGLYVFDLNDQDSRAIDLVENGLYGNLTWDYDLQKLAFTKATYDTSYVESNASVHIWNTQNEELSTLLNADAGNEGYVLRSNNELTFTNDGQRLFFGFMDAEMAALDARKDAAEDDEIDIYDVDDIIEDRGLDIWHGDDPRIKTHEKKSWNSTKNHLYLAVYHLDSDEWVQLADHEMPEIDIAHNPNVVLGSSQVPYMKEMTWEGFFNDWYYVNLETGKRTLIGKKLSEGVSLSPGGTFAAFYVNKHWNLLDIEKGVTRNITANLEVPFYNEDHDYPSRVPDYGIAGWVEDDRAVMIYDKYDIWRFPTDFSEPVSITDGAGREAKRIFRIERMDKDWGEPYANNEELLLTSYHDLKKNFGFYSAKVNQTGVSRLLEEDKKFTFVDKAKDANTILYKREAYDEFPNIWVANNRQFKRKNKLTNLHEDLHKKWNWGKAELIDWLSLDGKYIQGVVIKPDNYDPDKRYPIMTYYYRFFTDRLHDFNEPKTNHRPVFAQYVSDEYVVFLPDIRFEIGRPGFAATKSLVPGIQKLIEMGIADEDKLGLHGHSWSGYQTAFMVTQTDIFDAAVSGAPVSNMTSAYSGIRWGSGLARQFQYERTQSRIGQSLIEAPEKYIENSPVFFADKITTPMLIMHGDADGAVPWYQSIEMYLAMRRYNKDVVFLQYHDEPHHPQKFSNKLDYAIRMKEYFDYYLKGEGEPEWIIKGEAYMGD
- a CDS encoding DinB family protein; the encoded protein is MKNSAYTYDYFLDAFEQAKITAEDLVQSVDNDVFLRKPNEDKWCMGEILNHLLQAGNEYLPQIKKGLNRPDEELAKGGEPFTPNFLFRWFIHIVSPQYNRAVPTVKPFEPKNVDEINREEVLSDFLSLQDEFIHLIKKAKLEQLNLDRIKTRNPIIKFVPMSLTACFGVQEAHQRRHFEQMKALKEQFTEG
- a CDS encoding sterol desaturase family protein; translation: MDWLYLIGFMGVGFAGMEIVSYCVHRWLFHGILWNIHESHHKPNHGLFELNDIFSLFFAGVSIWLMVEGAITMFTSPAFGIGAGVAVYGVLYFIIHDLFAHKRFVPFSSDNKIMKLIRRAHQRHHQDVDKEGHEPYGLFLFPYDEYPERKRKFDR
- a CDS encoding LexA family protein codes for the protein MEGLKIYQGGSAKKQRNEVKLSQKAETGFVSPAADHLQKPLDLEELIVHRPAATFYVRAEGNAMKASGVQDGDILVVDRSVHPSDGNIVIAAIEEEPVIRRLVKRGSRLFLISDDSRFEPITIHPDTNWLIWGVITHVIHRYEV